The following are encoded in a window of Mycoplasmopsis verecunda genomic DNA:
- a CDS encoding S8 family serine peptidase: MKWKFFTPIMGSLIILPSFALVSANTNDEKQDLQFINNIVDIKLTNEQINVFRNLFQHYYQKLGVSEWNRNFSADEIDYNSPYNKVGILEVNNEKMDYLLSNKKNFKINYYNYPITSNKLHGAGVTSIIGTDTGINPDANIYYASFYLNNKESPKNNLRGIFEWFRKNGVNIVNSSTGPSFEVKPNIEILQERNKWMKHQSKISKYEITKDNDDKELADEWDYVVDYDTRTDAAAKFNNPEHYQELIEHLESLAYLMEFYKFIQSNKPKEKTEFERLIDEYTTKYNMIFIRSSSNRNTDKEKLFFLLENFTNNYKNIKDHIISYQRFINDKTWMGYLNYYNINNSNKYNTEQIQQNKTNLNHIINLVNYLFNHNKMLYSLKLRYSDKYSNKFAPWNFSDDFDKYHFGSGTSNAIYVGALNYNNQPTRFSSFLNKKDYYPLISAYGLFGEYYNPKNVYGIEPYIKYVDDDKKQKVVLDDDLIGYKNKYLEKRSIKSEFIKKYSKNDKNSNLTEVEEEFNNYVEYLSYFSGTSMSSPMIAGLLSLFQTKYKVILTPEEARLLLVNSSNYASTSIEKVYIRELDYEINKEFWKANHSKNKTGYGIPKFFKMKEIYDASIKSLVSNGQKVSDLLGSGFNEYVIKQEFNDLGIKDLDRLKYTASFNNVSYDELINNYFMKWANNNFDRKILNAVYKHLKWHEENKGYYQSSNVVDLEAIVKFIDNEGHIFKRYKWSNSSNANVEQIYFGKYRNKDYPELTINIIFRQFLDIISSITESYRSRHFKEENYVFMFDGIELKDVKNLLRKLYKRFVDEHLNYKYILEVNK, from the coding sequence ATGAAATGAAAATTCTTTACTCCTATAATGGGAAGTTTAATCATCTTGCCATCATTTGCATTGGTATCAGCTAATACTAATGATGAAAAACAAGATTTACAATTTATTAACAATATTGTTGATATTAAATTAACAAATGAACAAATAAATGTTTTTCGCAATTTATTTCAACATTATTATCAAAAATTAGGTGTTTCAGAGTGAAACAGAAATTTTTCTGCTGATGAAATAGATTACAATTCACCATATAATAAAGTTGGCATTTTAGAAGTTAATAATGAAAAAATGGATTATTTGCTTTCTAACAAAAAGAACTTTAAAATTAATTATTACAATTATCCAATTACTAGTAATAAGTTACATGGTGCAGGTGTAACATCAATTATAGGTACAGATACCGGTATCAACCCAGATGCAAATATTTATTATGCTTCTTTTTATCTAAATAATAAGGAATCGCCAAAAAATAATCTTCGTGGAATTTTTGAATGATTTAGAAAAAATGGTGTTAATATCGTGAACTCTAGTACTGGACCAAGCTTTGAAGTGAAACCAAATATCGAAATACTTCAAGAGAGAAATAAATGAATGAAACATCAATCAAAAATAAGTAAGTATGAAATAACAAAAGATAATGATGATAAAGAATTAGCTGATGAATGAGATTATGTAGTGGACTATGATACAAGAACAGATGCTGCAGCAAAATTTAATAATCCAGAGCATTATCAAGAATTAATTGAACATTTAGAATCACTTGCTTATTTAATGGAATTTTATAAATTTATTCAATCCAATAAACCAAAAGAAAAAACAGAATTTGAAAGGCTGATCGATGAATATACAACAAAATATAATATGATTTTTATTCGAAGCTCATCAAATAGAAATACTGATAAAGAAAAATTATTTTTTCTTCTAGAAAACTTTACTAATAATTACAAGAATATAAAAGATCACATAATTTCATATCAAAGATTTATAAATGATAAAACATGAATGGGATATTTAAATTATTATAATATCAATAATTCAAATAAATATAACACTGAACAAATTCAACAAAACAAGACAAATTTAAATCACATTATTAATTTAGTTAATTATTTATTTAATCATAACAAAATGCTTTATTCACTAAAATTAAGATATAGTGATAAGTATAGCAATAAATTTGCTCCTTGAAATTTTAGTGATGATTTTGATAAATATCATTTCGGTAGTGGAACAAGTAATGCGATTTATGTTGGAGCATTAAATTATAATAACCAGCCGACTAGATTTAGTTCATTTCTTAATAAAAAAGATTATTACCCTTTAATTTCTGCATATGGCTTGTTTGGCGAATACTATAACCCTAAAAATGTTTATGGTATTGAGCCATATATAAAATATGTTGATGATGATAAAAAGCAAAAAGTTGTCTTGGATGATGATTTAATTGGTTATAAAAATAAATATCTAGAAAAACGCAGTATCAAATCAGAATTTATAAAAAAATATTCTAAAAATGATAAAAACTCTAATTTAACTGAAGTAGAAGAAGAATTCAACAATTATGTGGAATATTTAAGTTATTTTAGTGGTACAAGTATGTCATCACCGATGATTGCTGGATTATTATCATTGTTTCAAACAAAATATAAGGTTATATTAACACCAGAGGAAGCAAGGTTATTACTTGTTAATTCATCTAATTATGCAAGCACTTCGATTGAAAAAGTGTATATAAGAGAACTTGATTATGAAATAAATAAAGAATTCTGAAAAGCAAATCATAGTAAAAATAAGACTGGTTATGGAATTCCTAAATTCTTTAAAATGAAAGAAATATATGATGCATCAATTAAATCATTAGTAAGCAATGGGCAAAAAGTTAGTGATTTATTAGGAAGTGGTTTCAACGAATATGTTATAAAACAAGAATTTAATGATTTAGGAATAAAAGATCTAGATAGATTAAAATATACAGCATCATTTAATAATGTTTCATATGATGAGTTGATTAATAATTACTTTATGAAATGGGCGAATAATAATTTTGATAGAAAAATATTAAATGCAGTTTATAAACATTTAAAATGACACGAAGAAAATAAAGGATATTATCAATCAAGTAATGTTGTGGATCTTGAAGCTATTGTTAAATTTATCGATAATGAAGGACATATATTTAAAAGATACAAATGAAGTAATTCTTCAAATGCTAATGTTGAACAAATTTATTTTGGAAAATATAGAAATAAAGACTATCCTGAACTCACAATAAATATTATATTTAGACAATTTTTAGATATTATTTCATCAATAACTGAATCGTATCGTTCTAGACATTTCAAAGAGGAAAATTATGTTTTTATGTTTGATGGTATCGAATTAAAAGATGTTAAAAATTTACTCAGAAAATTATATAAAAGATTTGTAGATGAACATTTAAATTACAAGTATATTTTGGAGGTTAATAAATAA
- a CDS encoding M17 family metallopeptidase → MIKVNYNNKSSALVLKAAYEGIVFPNWVGKKQGKITTNLAQNEAYIFFDEKHQSLDEIKSYFKSLPESVNYSYQVDVASFVHPQVGNYNEVLKAIYCSLAFGSAKLFKKTNQKEEKNKTEVSLYLDRNDKEIKQEVKKLEILTKAINDTRNLQIMPENFLNSEQLASAIASDFSSIPNLDVKVLTKKEIEQLNMGLLLSVNKGSTHEPRVVIVTYNGNKMHKKDHIAIVGKGITFDTGGVNTKGYHMEGMKYDMSGSVIAAYVVKALAQMKAKVNASAIMCITDNRINADASLPENVYQSMSGKWVEVVDTDAEGRLVLADGIFYAAEKLKPSTIIDVATLTGSIIVALGNTYSGIWSTNDDKFKVFAQAAQNAQEKVWRMPLHEDYNKGNKGSKVADLASWSSRVRVDSSQAAMFLKEFTKDIDFIHCDVAGTADVAGEPQGVLVATLVEYALLNQK, encoded by the coding sequence ATGATTAAAGTTAACTATAATAATAAATCTTCTGCTTTAGTTTTAAAAGCAGCTTATGAAGGAATTGTATTTCCTAACTGAGTAGGAAAAAAACAAGGAAAAATTACAACTAATTTAGCTCAAAATGAAGCTTATATATTTTTTGATGAAAAACATCAATCACTTGATGAAATTAAAAGCTATTTTAAATCATTACCCGAAAGTGTAAATTACTCATATCAAGTTGATGTAGCTTCATTTGTTCATCCACAAGTTGGAAATTATAATGAAGTACTAAAAGCTATATATTGTTCATTAGCTTTTGGTTCAGCTAAATTATTCAAGAAAACAAATCAAAAAGAAGAAAAGAATAAGACTGAAGTTTCACTTTATTTAGATAGAAATGATAAAGAAATAAAACAAGAAGTTAAAAAACTTGAAATTTTAACTAAAGCAATAAATGACACAAGAAATTTACAAATTATGCCTGAGAATTTCTTAAATTCAGAACAACTAGCATCAGCAATTGCTTCAGATTTTAGTTCTATTCCTAATTTGGATGTTAAGGTTCTTACTAAAAAAGAAATTGAACAATTAAACATGGGATTACTTCTTTCGGTTAACAAAGGTTCAACACACGAACCGCGTGTTGTGATAGTTACATATAATGGAAACAAAATGCATAAAAAAGACCATATTGCTATAGTTGGTAAAGGTATTACTTTTGATACTGGAGGTGTTAATACTAAAGGATATCATATGGAAGGAATGAAATATGATATGTCTGGTTCAGTAATAGCTGCTTATGTTGTAAAAGCACTAGCACAAATGAAAGCTAAAGTAAATGCTTCAGCTATTATGTGCATTACCGATAATAGAATCAATGCTGATGCTTCACTTCCAGAAAATGTATATCAATCTATGAGTGGAAAATGAGTTGAAGTAGTTGATACAGATGCTGAAGGTAGATTAGTTTTAGCTGATGGTATCTTTTATGCTGCTGAAAAATTAAAACCAAGTACTATTATTGATGTTGCTACTTTAACAGGATCTATTATAGTAGCATTAGGAAATACATATAGCGGTATATGATCGACAAATGATGATAAATTTAAAGTATTTGCTCAAGCTGCACAAAATGCACAAGAAAAAGTTTGAAGAATGCCATTACATGAAGATTACAACAAAGGAAATAAAGGATCAAAAGTTGCTGATTTAGCATCATGGTCATCTAGAGTTAGAGTTGATTCATCACAAGCTGCTATGTTTTTAAAAGAATTTACTAAAGACATAGACTTCATTCATTGTGATGTAGCGGGAACAGCTGATGTAGCAGGAGAACCACAAGGAGTTTTAGTAGCAACTCTTGTAGAGTATGCATTACTAAATCAAAAATAG
- a CDS encoding IS3 family transposase: protein MYNKIETVKFAKDNRGRKEKNNKVNWDKVSKEDMIQILEIWQKYGEITKEIPTDILKKIKEMKSCKKEVAKAFNMSKSTFYNLMNKEKPSEKEIQYAEEIKTLHNKYNQTYGRARIAIMLLKEYNITLSSRTVGRKLNKLNLFCKVRQKTRVRELKNTNFDAKDSVKRDYNDVNGRNIVATDVTYIPAPFDLKKYFNHIFLSIAIEHRTKRIINYNISTRNDNDLVISHIKDIKFNTSLIIHSDHGYQYTSNLYNEIIAQNNSIVSMSRVGNSLDNREAEYFFSILKSECLKFVNFNNITFDELKSIIDTFIQFYNSERIQSNLGWLSPNQYANLIA, encoded by the coding sequence ATGTATAATAAAATTGAAACTGTAAAATTTGCAAAAGATAATCGCGGAAGAAAAGAAAAAAATAATAAAGTAAACTGAGATAAAGTATCTAAAGAAGATATGATTCAAATATTAGAAATCTGACAAAAATACGGTGAAATAACAAAAGAAATTCCTACAGATATATTGAAGAAAATCAAAGAAATGAAATCATGTAAGAAAGAAGTTGCTAAAGCTTTTAATATGTCTAAAAGTACATTTTATAATCTTATGAATAAAGAAAAGCCATCTGAAAAAGAAATCCAATATGCTGAGGAAATCAAGACTTTACATAATAAATATAATCAAACATATGGCAGAGCTAGAATAGCTATTATGCTATTGAAAGAATATAATATAACTCTATCTAGTAGAACTGTTGGTAGAAAATTGAATAAGTTAAATTTATTTTGCAAAGTAAGACAAAAGACTAGAGTTAGAGAACTTAAAAATACAAACTTTGATGCTAAAGATTCAGTTAAAAGGGATTATAACGATGTTAATGGAAGAAATATTGTGGCTACTGATGTAACTTATATTCCAGCACCATTTGATTTGAAGAAATATTTCAATCATATATTTTTATCTATAGCTATTGAACACAGAACAAAGCGAATTATAAATTACAATATTTCAACGAGAAATGATAATGACTTAGTGATATCACATATAAAAGATATTAAATTCAATACAAGTTTAATTATTCATTCAGATCATGGTTATCAATATACATCAAATTTATATAATGAAATAATTGCTCAAAATAACAGTATTGTTTCAATGAGTAGAGTTGGTAATTCATTAGATAATAGAGAAGCAGAATATTTCTTTTCGATATTAAAATCAGAATGTTTGAAATTTGTAAATTTTAACAACATAACATTTGATGAATTAAAATCAATTATTGATACATTCATTCAATTTTATAATAGTGAAAGAATTCAATCTAACTTAGGTTGATTATCACCTAACCAATATGCAAATTTAATTGCATAA
- a CDS encoding YigZ family protein — translation MTTEELIVKKSTFLGYVYDISSKDEVKQILANLKKQHKKARHICYAYLIKQNGVETAGFSDDGEPKGTAGKPIYDLINLKGVSNVLVVVVRYFGGILLGAGGLIRAYRDSASITINKFLHEKENND, via the coding sequence ATGACTACAGAAGAATTAATTGTTAAAAAATCCACATTTCTCGGTTATGTTTATGATATTTCATCTAAAGATGAAGTTAAACAAATTCTAGCTAATTTAAAGAAACAACATAAGAAAGCTAGACACATTTGTTATGCTTATTTAATTAAACAAAATGGTGTTGAAACTGCTGGGTTTTCTGATGATGGAGAACCTAAAGGAACAGCTGGAAAACCAATTTATGATTTAATAAATCTTAAAGGTGTTTCTAATGTGCTAGTAGTAGTGGTTCGTTATTTTGGCGGCATACTACTAGGAGCTGGTGGATTAATCAGAGCGTATCGAGATAGCGCTTCTATAACAATTAATAAATTTCTGCATGAAAAGGAGAATAATGATTAA
- a CDS encoding restriction endonuclease subunit S: MIERERDRVAQSKENALIKILNTDLWKYFKIKDLFTIKTGKDLIYSDIDIDPNKQFFNIISHSTENNGVITQANKLENYDLQQGDTLSLSHIGVLWAFLQYKEYYLGTRTKSLIPKFKSNRYILLFIAVMINKESYRFSYGRVGRDKIPNLKIKLPATIKNGKVLPDFQYMDNFIKSLPYSKYI, from the coding sequence ATGATAGAGAGAGAGAGAGATAGAGTTGCTCAATCAAAAGAAAATGCATTAATTAAAATACTAAATACCGATTTATGAAAATATTTTAAAATAAAAGATTTATTTACAATAAAAACAGGAAAGGATTTAATATATTCAGATATTGATATTGATCCTAATAAACAATTTTTTAATATTATTAGTCATTCAACAGAAAATAATGGTGTTATTACACAAGCAAATAAATTGGAAAATTATGATTTACAACAAGGTGATACATTATCATTATCACATATAGGTGTATTATGAGCATTTCTTCAATATAAAGAATATTATCTAGGCACGAGAACAAAATCTTTAATTCCAAAATTCAAATCTAATAGATATATTCTTTTATTTATAGCTGTAATGATAAATAAAGAAAGTTATAGATTTTCATATGGTCGTGTAGGAAGAGATAAAATACCTAATTTAAAAATAAAACTACCAGCAACAATAAAGAATGGTAAAGTGTTACCAGATTTTCAATATATGGATAATTTTATTAAATCACTTCCTTATAGTAAATACATTTAA
- a CDS encoding PQ-loop domain-containing transporter: MAVFEIILGVLASLPVWFGVARLIKTKKVDGFAVSSIMVSETGSWCYSIWGFNQGFDRLAILVSGAANYLANVILMSVYFYYSRKEINVKGLKLSHLHQLILNATFWVSIYIIGALIFSLVPFRSKEFDATMSFLAPMLIAVAVSPQIIKTIITKDVKNLSLIMFLIHQTLCTCWLTYWAIETSKDASAANIIGLVAQIFFFIINAIQVFLIIWNRYVKKDKDIVYSKIEQ, translated from the coding sequence ATGGCAGTTTTTGAAATTATATTAGGAGTTTTAGCTTCACTACCAGTCTGGTTTGGTGTAGCTAGATTAATAAAAACTAAAAAAGTTGATGGGTTTGCTGTTAGCAGCATTATGGTATCTGAAACTGGTTCTTGATGTTATAGTATTTGAGGATTTAATCAAGGATTTGACCGTTTAGCTATATTAGTTTCAGGTGCAGCTAATTATTTAGCTAATGTTATTTTAATGAGTGTGTATTTCTATTACAGCCGAAAAGAAATAAACGTTAAAGGATTAAAACTTTCGCATTTACATCAACTTATTTTAAATGCTACATTTTGAGTAAGTATTTATATTATAGGAGCTTTAATATTTTCGCTAGTTCCATTCCGGTCAAAAGAATTTGATGCAACAATGTCATTTTTAGCTCCGATGTTAATAGCTGTAGCTGTATCACCACAAATAATTAAGACAATTATTACCAAAGATGTTAAAAACCTCTCATTAATAATGTTTTTAATACATCAAACATTATGTACATGTTGATTAACATATTGAGCAATAGAAACATCAAAAGATGCTTCAGCTGCTAATATTATTGGATTAGTAGCACAAATATTCTTCTTTATTATTAATGCAATACAAGTATTTCTTATTATTTGAAACAGATATGTTAAGAAAGATAAAGATATTGTATATAGTAAAATTGAACAATAA
- a CDS encoding S8 family serine peptidase — translation MNFKKIFKTLSILCGTSIVALPFISANTSRYKNYVNQKYSYYFDKLNLLDDIHNQDQYQNKPIGIIDSQYVDYETFNNKIKYKNQNIFYMNPNVLTENKITQKPSDFFIRGEHTMERITNDDKKSQGILDGSEHPNTIADMMTGKNGISKKSDIYSARYLINYNELKGNKWYAYQKEQNKQLVKILNGFLVNDVKTVNISLGNKAIFHQFYLYEFYPRLEAFTKFIEKSEQNLWNNDNEYWKQLLITNSIIDKDITNNSINFKELALYYLVAYEYIFKDNNTGTEMFNFWKTYMDYDFADAQLFITKYDINITSKYKFPNELIESFNQNTTDYKLKFFEQIATYFVKYIWTNIFEEKSEFNSIIFNKKLNDFYRDNFLFNSFSSIIDSYASRYNIKFVISAGNSEEFLSVMRFIANTLKKNNIKNKFIDTNYDILNHHQPNKNSKNAIYVGAIAPFGYTTRYSTQGEAKRDDYPLVVAPGKYNPDLKLIYEKGISTEFSGTSFAAPMLSGFINLLERKLGRTLSVAELKATLASNSRHLSPYNNGTYYYFENDNDTFNGAEYEAIHENNALHLSGYGTPDFKKVFNSLKNTKSTQIKLKKYEDNLYVTHKVFENKVIAHNENIQLHDAQKNKSENIALSLNENDIEEIFKFFEENTTYDKLFIPILDLINISKFGNKLNNIKVSIAWNNNMTKSFWNNLKENNISLRDDFIESINIFDLQIETKFGIKKELQTKPLYSDGRNSVVEQIYLTKDLIDRYLSVPKIYLVVNKPKISDQNLKAFKQLMINYFKTNKIYLSSEVTVYENK, via the coding sequence ATGAATTTTAAAAAAATATTTAAAACATTATCTATTTTATGCGGTACATCCATCGTAGCATTGCCGTTTATCAGTGCTAATACATCAAGGTACAAAAATTATGTAAATCAAAAATATAGTTATTATTTTGATAAATTAAATTTATTAGATGATATTCATAATCAAGATCAATATCAAAATAAACCAATAGGTATTATAGATAGTCAATATGTGGATTATGAAACATTTAATAATAAAATTAAATACAAAAATCAAAATATTTTTTATATGAACCCTAATGTTTTGACTGAAAATAAAATAACACAGAAACCAAGTGATTTTTTTATTCGTGGAGAACACACAATGGAAAGAATTACAAATGATGACAAAAAATCTCAAGGTATTTTAGATGGATCAGAACACCCAAACACAATAGCAGATATGATGACTGGGAAAAATGGTATATCAAAGAAATCAGATATTTATTCTGCAAGATACCTTATTAATTATAATGAATTAAAAGGTAATAAATGATATGCATATCAGAAAGAACAAAATAAACAACTAGTTAAAATTTTAAATGGTTTTTTAGTCAATGATGTTAAGACTGTAAATATTAGTTTAGGTAATAAAGCAATTTTTCATCAATTTTATCTTTATGAGTTTTATCCAAGATTAGAAGCCTTTACTAAATTTATCGAAAAGAGTGAACAGAATCTTTGAAATAATGATAATGAATATTGGAAACAATTATTAATAACAAATTCCATTATTGATAAAGACATAACAAATAATTCCATTAATTTTAAGGAGCTAGCACTATATTATTTAGTTGCATATGAATATATATTTAAAGATAATAATACTGGCACAGAAATGTTTAATTTTTGAAAAACTTATATGGATTATGATTTTGCTGATGCACAATTATTTATTACTAAATATGACATCAATATTACAAGCAAATATAAATTCCCTAATGAATTAATTGAAAGTTTTAATCAAAATACAACTGATTATAAATTAAAATTCTTTGAACAAATTGCTACATATTTTGTTAAGTATATATGAACTAATATTTTTGAGGAAAAATCAGAATTTAATTCAATTATATTTAATAAAAAACTTAATGATTTTTATCGGGATAATTTCTTATTTAATTCATTCTCAAGTATTATTGACTCATATGCTTCGAGATATAATATAAAATTTGTAATTTCTGCTGGTAATAGTGAAGAGTTTTTATCTGTTATGCGTTTTATAGCTAATACACTTAAAAAGAATAATATAAAAAATAAATTTATAGATACAAATTATGATATATTAAATCATCATCAACCTAATAAAAATTCAAAAAATGCAATTTATGTAGGTGCGATTGCTCCATTTGGATATACAACTAGATACTCAACACAAGGAGAAGCAAAAAGAGACGATTATCCACTAGTAGTGGCACCTGGTAAATATAATCCAGATTTGAAACTGATCTATGAAAAAGGAATATCTACAGAATTTAGTGGTACAAGTTTTGCTGCACCAATGTTATCTGGTTTTATAAATTTATTAGAAAGAAAATTAGGAAGAACATTAAGTGTAGCTGAACTAAAAGCTACTTTAGCTTCTAATTCAAGACATTTATCACCCTATAATAATGGAACATATTATTATTTTGAAAATGATAATGACACTTTTAATGGAGCAGAATATGAAGCGATTCATGAAAATAATGCATTGCATCTATCAGGATATGGAACTCCAGACTTTAAAAAGGTTTTTAATTCATTAAAAAATACAAAAAGCACTCAAATAAAACTTAAAAAATATGAAGATAATTTATATGTTACACATAAAGTATTTGAAAATAAAGTTATAGCACATAATGAAAATATTCAATTACACGATGCACAAAAAAACAAATCTGAAAATATAGCTTTATCACTTAATGAAAATGATATAGAAGAAATTTTTAAATTCTTCGAGGAAAATACTACATATGATAAATTATTTATTCCTATTTTAGATTTAATCAATATATCAAAATTCGGAAACAAGCTTAATAATATTAAAGTATCAATCGCTTGAAATAATAATATGACCAAATCATTTTGAAATAATCTTAAAGAAAATAATATTAGCTTAAGAGACGACTTTATAGAATCTATAAACATTTTTGATCTTCAGATTGAAACAAAATTTGGTATTAAAAAAGAGCTTCAAACTAAACCATTATATAGTGATGGAAGAAACTCAGTAGTGGAACAAATATATCTTACTAAGGATTTAATTGATAGATATTTATCTGTCCCAAAAATATATTTAGTTGTAAATAAACCAAAAATATCAGATCAAAATCTTAAGGCTTTCAAGCAATTAATGATTAACTATTTCAAAACAAATAAAATATATTTAAGTTCGGAGGTTACTGTTTATGAAAATAAATAA
- a CDS encoding restriction endonuclease subunit S, translating into MSKLINENNLNYFKLSDIFEIKKTKNINSDDLENGNIPYITRTALNNGVSKFVDSEGYEKYNGNCIIIGGESALAFYQSNSFLTGNNITMLRNDKHLNRNIGLYIVTILNKENFRYSYGRAWNKTNIDNTKIKLPSKIEKNKIVPDWDFMNNYINNLYDRERER; encoded by the coding sequence ATGAGTAAATTAATAAATGAAAATAATTTGAATTATTTTAAATTATCAGATATTTTTGAAATTAAAAAAACTAAGAATATAAATTCAGACGATCTAGAAAATGGGAATATACCTTATATAACTAGAACAGCATTAAATAATGGTGTATCTAAATTTGTTGATAGTGAAGGATATGAAAAGTACAATGGAAATTGCATTATTATTGGTGGTGAAAGCGCATTAGCTTTCTATCAGTCTAATTCATTTTTAACCGGTAATAATATAACAATGCTAAGAAATGATAAACATTTAAATAGAAATATAGGACTTTATATTGTAACAATTTTAAATAAAGAAAATTTTAGATATTCATATGGAAGAGCTTGAAATAAGACAAATATAGATAATACAAAGATAAAATTGCCATCAAAAATTGAGAAAAATAAAATAGTTCCCGATTGAGATTTTATGAATAATTATATAAATAATTTATATGATAGAGAGAGAGAGAGATAG
- a CDS encoding IS30 family transposase has product MDSLNDNEINKIHKDINKLREQNITHFNMEKLAIMFKNFATHETLNDISKTMNVSAKVLKQNLKLAMWNDTAEDSYKFCSNCKNRLTTIFKVSHREWVQLKMQNVQNPVQQIHENTISKWDDIVRFWRFWSKQHRIVKRKLSKGILLSDNEKKFEPLISVTTFLDYYKEQLKDKNAFIPTPQAFLLLYELRIFKDVDFSIFILKSKEVFQNLIEINYVAREKPKGVQSKKINFGISIHLAPLTIRNREEFGHYEMDTVILNLRAKYCILTLLERKTRMLFGILTRRDADSIKESLLKLINHHNLTILSLTIDNGSENVKLNEIREIPVIYKCDTYSSWQKGSIENAHKKIRNFLPKGKFPRYVNFEYISQMFNAINDQYRDFIDDKTGRIIRLKTSKYFNSFV; this is encoded by the coding sequence ATGGATTCACTAAATGATAACGAAATAAACAAAATCCATAAGGACATAAACAAACTCAGAGAGCAAAATATAACTCATTTCAACATGGAAAAGCTAGCTATTATGTTTAAAAATTTCGCAACACATGAAACACTGAATGATATTTCAAAAACAATGAACGTATCAGCTAAAGTTCTCAAGCAAAATTTAAAACTAGCTATGTGAAATGACACAGCAGAAGACTCATACAAATTTTGCAGTAATTGTAAAAATAGACTAACAACAATTTTTAAAGTTTCACATCGTGAATGAGTTCAGCTCAAAATGCAAAATGTTCAAAATCCAGTTCAACAAATTCATGAAAACACAATTTCAAAATGAGATGATATTGTTCGCTTCTGAAGGTTTTGAAGTAAACAACACAGAATCGTTAAGAGAAAATTATCTAAAGGTATTTTACTTTCAGATAATGAAAAGAAATTTGAACCACTAATATCAGTAACGACATTCTTGGATTACTATAAAGAACAATTGAAGGATAAAAATGCTTTTATACCTACGCCACAAGCTTTTTTATTACTTTATGAATTAAGAATATTTAAAGATGTTGATTTCTCTATTTTTATTTTGAAATCAAAAGAGGTATTTCAAAATCTAATTGAGATAAACTACGTGGCAAGAGAAAAGCCTAAAGGAGTGCAATCTAAGAAAATTAACTTTGGTATTTCTATTCATCTCGCACCATTAACAATTAGAAACAGAGAAGAATTTGGACATTATGAAATGGACACAGTAATTCTTAATTTAAGAGCTAAATATTGCATTCTTACCTTGCTAGAAAGAAAGACAAGAATGTTATTTGGGATATTAACTCGGCGAGATGCAGATTCAATAAAAGAATCACTTCTTAAATTGATTAATCATCACAATTTAACCATTTTATCTCTAACCATAGACAATGGTTCGGAAAATGTGAAGTTAAATGAAATAAGAGAAATTCCTGTTATTTACAAGTGCGATACATATTCATCATGACAAAAAGGAAGCATAGAAAATGCTCATAAAAAAATCAGAAACTTTCTACCAAAAGGCAAGTTTCCGAGATATGTTAATTTTGAATATATTTCACAAATGTTCAACGCAATAAATGATCAATATCGTGATTTTATTGATGATAAAACAGGCAGAATAATCAGGTTAAAAACTTCTAAATATTTCAACAGTTTCGTCTAA